From a region of the Butyrivibrio sp. AE3004 genome:
- a CDS encoding GAF domain-containing protein produces the protein MAIYNYVEAVIDDKDWYITNLSNVAACIWDQLPDVSWVGFYLLAKKGETDKEKLFDTDRENSEKNELILGPFQGKVACTHIALGRGVCGVSAAEDKTLIVPDVSEFAGYIACDSEARSEIVIPLRSEDGRVIGVLDIDSNTLGRFSEANEETADLEKCAEIISKILE, from the coding sequence ATGGCAATTTATAATTATGTTGAAGCTGTAATAGACGATAAGGATTGGTATATAACAAATTTGTCTAATGTAGCGGCATGTATATGGGATCAGCTCCCTGATGTAAGCTGGGTTGGATTTTATCTTTTGGCAAAAAAAGGCGAAACAGATAAGGAAAAGCTTTTTGACACAGATAGAGAAAACAGTGAAAAAAATGAACTTATACTCGGACCCTTTCAGGGAAAGGTGGCCTGTACACATATAGCTTTGGGACGCGGGGTATGTGGAGTTTCTGCAGCTGAAGATAAGACACTCATAGTTCCCGATGTATCTGAATTTGCAGGATATATTGCATGTGACAGCGAAGCAAGATCGGAGATAGTTATTCCGCTTCGAAGTGAAGATGGAAGAGTGATAGGTGTACTTGATATAGACAGTAATACACTCGGAAGATTTTCAGAGGCTAACGAAGAAACGGCAGACCTTGAGAAGTGCGCTGAAATTATTTCAAAAATATTGGAGTGA
- a CDS encoding glycoside hydrolase family 3 protein yields the protein MAKNWDIEKFKKTARAAAAEGIVLLKNDNNTLPLKKGTKLSVFGRSQMNYYKSGTGSGGMVNVDYVVGIYEALEASKKFKMNLTVRKAYEAFVKENPFDTGIGWAAEPWFQKEMPFSDEFAKKAAEESEVAVFIIGRTAGEDQDNKNEQGSYLLTDEEKASLKKVCEAFSKTIVLLNVGNIIDMKWVEEIGPDAVLYVWQGGQEGGNAVLDVLSGAVTPSGKLSDTIAKDISKYPSTENFGSDKRNFQSEDIYVGYRYFETFDKDSVFYPFGFGLSYTTFDVGIGEFSYDEIEGISLEVLVTNTGDISGKEVVQVYVEAPQGVLGKSKRVLCGFSKTDLLGAGQMQCTCFDIPKYWLSSYDDSGKTKHKSSYVMEKGTYRVYVGTDVRNAELAGEFTLEKTEVICKCEEALAPVKEFERIKPEEALGLCAKVYEKVPTRTLDPNKKRKERLPKALPYTGDKGFKLKDVEEKNVSMEGFIAQLSDSDLCAMMRGEGMCSPKVTAGIAGAFGGVTEKLSDFGIPIGGCSDGPSGIRMDCGTHAFSLPNGTCLACTFNEEINEELFSWEALDLRKNKIDALLGPGMNIHRNPLNGRNFEYFSEDPLLTGKLVSAQLKGMHKYDVTGVIKHFAGNTQEFKRHNVDNVVSERALREIYLKGFEIAVREGGARAIMSTYGPVNGIWTASSYDLLTTILRGEWEYDGIVMTDWWAMGNDEAGAPGNYQNVSAQVRAQNDLNMVNGNAGDNSNGDDLPVALKQGRLTRAELVRSAINICNFLLKTPAYRHMLGEESALDKELAAAVSAEDSKLQDMVKASFDRDEVELDVSKIKVEKGETTAFIINSKHKCMAELELVLRADNQPDVAQLPVSVFQDKNLIKTVTLTGMDKDFKTVTISMNEIFNSNFYLKFYFAQGGLEIKSVKLKMVKNLDEVFKRGPSEL from the coding sequence ATGGCAAAAAACTGGGATATAGAGAAATTCAAGAAGACAGCAAGAGCTGCAGCCGCAGAGGGCATTGTTCTTTTAAAAAACGACAATAATACACTGCCGCTTAAAAAGGGAACAAAGCTTTCTGTTTTCGGCAGAAGCCAGATGAATTATTATAAGAGTGGAACAGGCTCGGGCGGTATGGTCAATGTAGACTATGTTGTCGGAATTTATGAAGCACTCGAAGCTTCAAAGAAATTTAAAATGAACCTTACTGTTCGAAAAGCATACGAAGCTTTTGTAAAAGAGAATCCTTTTGATACAGGAATCGGTTGGGCAGCAGAGCCCTGGTTCCAAAAGGAAATGCCTTTTAGTGACGAATTTGCCAAAAAGGCTGCAGAGGAATCAGAGGTTGCGGTTTTTATAATCGGAAGAACAGCAGGAGAAGACCAGGATAATAAAAATGAGCAGGGTAGTTATCTTCTTACGGATGAAGAGAAGGCATCTCTTAAGAAGGTATGCGAAGCTTTCTCAAAAACCATAGTTCTTCTCAATGTAGGAAATATCATAGACATGAAGTGGGTTGAGGAAATCGGACCTGACGCTGTGCTTTACGTATGGCAGGGAGGTCAGGAAGGCGGAAATGCCGTTCTCGATGTACTTTCAGGTGCTGTGACTCCTTCCGGAAAGCTTTCTGATACAATCGCAAAGGATATTTCAAAGTATCCTTCAACTGAAAATTTTGGATCAGATAAGAGAAATTTTCAGTCTGAAGATATATATGTGGGATATCGTTATTTTGAAACTTTTGATAAGGATTCTGTTTTTTATCCCTTTGGATTTGGACTTTCTTATACCACATTTGATGTTGGTATAGGTGAATTCTCCTATGATGAGATTGAGGGTATCTCACTGGAGGTATTGGTTACCAATACAGGTGATATTTCCGGAAAAGAAGTTGTACAGGTTTATGTTGAAGCTCCTCAGGGAGTGCTTGGAAAGTCCAAGAGAGTTTTGTGCGGCTTTTCAAAAACCGATCTTCTTGGTGCCGGACAGATGCAGTGCACCTGCTTTGACATACCCAAGTACTGGTTGTCTTCCTATGATGACAGCGGAAAAACAAAACACAAGTCATCATATGTTATGGAGAAGGGAACCTACAGGGTTTATGTCGGAACAGATGTCAGAAACGCTGAACTGGCAGGCGAATTTACACTTGAGAAAACAGAAGTTATCTGCAAATGTGAGGAGGCCCTGGCTCCTGTTAAGGAATTTGAGCGCATAAAGCCCGAGGAAGCTTTGGGACTTTGCGCAAAGGTATATGAGAAAGTACCCACAAGAACTCTTGATCCGAATAAAAAGAGGAAAGAAAGACTTCCAAAGGCACTTCCTTATACAGGTGATAAGGGATTTAAGTTAAAGGATGTAGAGGAAAAAAATGTCTCTATGGAGGGCTTTATAGCACAGCTTTCCGATAGTGATCTTTGTGCCATGATGCGCGGTGAAGGAATGTGCTCTCCTAAAGTAACTGCGGGTATTGCAGGTGCTTTCGGCGGGGTTACCGAGAAGCTTTCGGATTTTGGAATTCCGATAGGAGGATGTTCTGATGGCCCCAGCGGAATAAGAATGGACTGTGGAACTCACGCATTTTCGCTACCTAACGGAACCTGCCTTGCATGTACATTCAATGAAGAGATAAATGAAGAGCTCTTTTCATGGGAAGCATTGGACCTTAGAAAAAATAAAATCGATGCGCTACTTGGCCCAGGAATGAACATCCACAGAAATCCGCTTAATGGTAGAAATTTCGAGTATTTTTCAGAGGATCCGCTGCTTACAGGTAAGCTTGTTTCAGCACAGCTTAAGGGGATGCATAAATATGATGTTACCGGAGTTATAAAGCATTTCGCCGGTAACACCCAGGAATTTAAGAGACATAATGTCGATAATGTAGTTTCCGAAAGAGCACTTCGTGAAATCTATCTGAAGGGCTTTGAGATTGCCGTTCGTGAAGGAGGTGCCCGAGCTATCATGAGTACCTACGGACCGGTAAACGGAATCTGGACTGCAAGTAGTTATGACCTTTTAACAACCATTCTCAGAGGTGAGTGGGAATATGACGGAATTGTTATGACAGACTGGTGGGCTATGGGCAATGATGAGGCCGGTGCTCCCGGTAACTATCAGAATGTGTCCGCTCAGGTTCGTGCTCAGAATGACCTTAACATGGTTAACGGTAACGCCGGAGACAATTCTAATGGTGACGATCTTCCTGTTGCTTTAAAGCAAGGAAGATTAACAAGAGCCGAACTTGTCAGAAGTGCAATAAACATCTGCAACTTCCTTTTAAAAACACCTGCTTACAGACATATGCTGGGTGAGGAATCTGCACTTGATAAGGAGCTGGCTGCAGCAGTATCTGCAGAGGATTCAAAATTGCAGGATATGGTTAAGGCTTCCTTTGACCGTGATGAGGTAGAACTTGATGTATCGAAGATCAAGGTTGAGAAGGGCGAAACCACAGCATTTATCATAAATTCAAAGCATAAATGTATGGCAGAACTGGAGCTTGTACTGCGAGCTGATAATCAGCCTGATGTAGCCCAGCTTCCCGTTTCTGTATTCCAGGACAAGAATCTGATAAAGACAGTTACGCTCACCGGAATGGATAAGGATTTCAAAACGGTTACGATAAGTATGAATGAAATATTTAACAGTAACTTCTATCTGAAATTCTATTTTGCTCAGGGCGGTCTGGAAATCAAGTCCGTAAAATTAAAAATGGTTAAGAATCTGGACGAGGTATTTAAAAGAGGCCCGTCAGAACTGTAA
- the purB gene encoding adenylosuccinate lyase, with product MSTDRYSSPLSERYASKEMQYIFSQDMKFRTWRKLWIALAEIEKELGLNITQEQIDELKAHSEDINYDVAKAREKEVRHDVMSHVYAYGQQCPKAAGIIHLGATSCYVGDNTDIIIMTEALKLVRKKLLNVIASLAKFADEYKDLPTLGFTHFQPAQPTTVGKRASLWLQDFTIDLEDLDYVLDNMKLLGSKGTTGTQASFLELFDGDLAKVDKLDPMLADKMGFKGCMAVSGQTYSRKIDMKIVNVLAGIASSATKMAQDIRLLQHLKEVEEPHEAKQIGSSAMAYKRNPMRSERICSLSRYVIVDTLNPAITEISQWFERTLDDSANKRLSIPEGFLAIDGILDLCMNVTDGLVVYPKVIEKRLMSELPFMATENIMMDAVKLGGNRQELHEKIRELSMIAGDHVKKDGLDNDLLEMIVKDPAFHMTEEKIKECMDPKKYTGCSAHQVERFLNEVVNPILEANKAELGLIAEINV from the coding sequence ATGAGTACAGATCGTTACAGCAGTCCGCTTTCTGAGCGTTATGCAAGCAAGGAAATGCAATACATTTTTTCACAGGATATGAAATTCAGAACCTGGAGAAAACTGTGGATCGCACTTGCTGAAATAGAAAAGGAACTTGGCCTTAATATCACACAGGAGCAGATTGATGAACTCAAAGCTCATTCTGAAGATATCAATTATGATGTTGCCAAGGCACGTGAGAAAGAAGTACGCCATGATGTAATGAGTCATGTTTATGCATATGGCCAGCAGTGTCCCAAGGCAGCAGGGATCATACATCTTGGAGCAACAAGCTGCTATGTCGGAGATAATACAGATATTATTATCATGACAGAGGCACTTAAGCTTGTTCGTAAAAAGCTGCTTAATGTGATTGCAAGTCTTGCAAAGTTTGCTGATGAATACAAGGATCTTCCTACACTCGGATTCACACATTTTCAGCCTGCACAGCCCACAACAGTAGGTAAGAGAGCATCACTGTGGCTTCAGGATTTTACAATAGATCTGGAGGACCTTGACTATGTTCTTGATAATATGAAGCTTCTCGGCTCTAAGGGAACAACAGGTACACAGGCATCTTTCCTTGAGCTTTTTGACGGTGACCTCGCAAAGGTTGATAAGCTTGATCCAATGCTGGCAGACAAGATGGGCTTTAAGGGCTGCATGGCTGTATCAGGACAGACCTATAGCCGTAAGATTGACATGAAGATTGTAAATGTTCTTGCAGGCATTGCTTCTTCAGCAACCAAGATGGCTCAGGATATAAGACTCCTTCAGCACCTCAAAGAGGTGGAAGAACCCCATGAAGCAAAGCAGATCGGTTCATCTGCAATGGCTTACAAGAGAAATCCTATGAGAAGTGAGAGAATCTGTTCTCTTTCAAGATACGTGATCGTAGATACACTCAATCCCGCTATCACAGAGATCTCACAGTGGTTTGAGAGAACACTTGATGACTCTGCTAACAAGAGACTTTCAATTCCCGAAGGTTTCCTTGCAATTGACGGTATTCTGGATCTTTGCATGAACGTAACAGACGGACTTGTGGTTTATCCCAAGGTTATCGAGAAGAGACTTATGTCTGAGCTTCCTTTCATGGCTACAGAGAATATCATGATGGATGCAGTGAAGCTTGGCGGTAACAGACAGGAACTCCATGAAAAGATCAGAGAGCTTTCAATGATCGCAGGTGATCATGTAAAGAAGGACGGACTTGACAATGATCTGCTTGAAATGATCGTTAAGGATCCTGCTTTCCATATGACAGAGGAAAAGATTAAGGAGTGCATGGATCCCAAGAAGTATACAGGATGCAGTGCTCATCAGGTTGAGAGATTCCTTAACGAAGTTGTAAATCCTATCCTTGAAGCAAATAAAGCTGAGCTTGGACTTATCGCTGAAATAAATGTTTAA
- a CDS encoding Ig-like domain-containing protein: protein MGEKGYLKKTIAALIAIVMTAMLVFIAVPSYRAQAATKKVTVKLTEIGGENEVNLRKGEKAQIRLRKAGTTVSKTSAFYSSTKSSVASVSKKGVITAKKGGECEIEIEDKESDYIATIYVYVKKTGGNSNTTTNSSKLWLDAPSVTLSVGQTHQCKVFSRPDRSATVNNVRWNSQDSKIATVNGGLIKALKEGNVRIHANKDGRDACIMVYVKGAEKKSSSSSSSSSSSSSGYRSSSSSSSYKSSSSSSSYKSSSSSSSSSYSSNRSKSSYSSYSSSRIRSLGIRK, encoded by the coding sequence ATGGGGGAAAAGGGATATCTGAAGAAAACCATTGCAGCACTAATTGCGATAGTGATGACGGCAATGTTGGTTTTTATAGCTGTTCCTTCATATCGTGCTCAGGCTGCAACCAAAAAGGTTACAGTAAAGCTTACGGAGATAGGCGGAGAAAATGAAGTTAACTTAAGAAAAGGGGAGAAAGCTCAGATCAGGCTTAGAAAAGCAGGAACAACTGTTTCAAAGACATCTGCATTCTATAGTTCGACTAAAAGCTCAGTAGCATCTGTCTCAAAAAAAGGTGTTATTACTGCTAAAAAAGGTGGCGAATGCGAAATTGAAATTGAGGATAAGGAAAGTGATTATATCGCAACCATCTATGTGTATGTAAAGAAAACAGGAGGAAATTCAAATACAACTACAAATTCCTCCAAGCTTTGGTTAGATGCTCCTTCAGTAACGCTTTCTGTTGGTCAGACACATCAATGTAAAGTTTTTTCAAGGCCGGATCGCAGCGCAACTGTTAATAATGTGAGGTGGAATAGTCAGGATAGTAAGATAGCTACAGTAAATGGCGGACTTATCAAAGCTCTTAAAGAAGGAAATGTCAGGATACACGCCAATAAGGATGGCAGAGATGCCTGCATCATGGTTTATGTAAAGGGTGCTGAAAAAAAGAGCAGTAGTAGCTCAAGTAGTAGTTCAAGTAGTAGCTCAGGCTACAGAAGTTCAAGCAGTAGCTCAAGTTACAAAAGCTCAAGTAGTAGCTCAAGCTACAAAAGCTCAAGCAGTAGCAGTTCGAGCAGTTATAGTAGCAACAGATCAAAATCAAGCTATAGCAGTTATAGCTCAAGTCGTATCAGAAGCCTTGGCATAAGGAAATAA
- a CDS encoding ABC transporter substrate-binding protein yields MKKKVLSMLLAGTMVLSMTACGGSNADTTADTAADTAESTAEASTEETAAEETTEETATEASSDTTAAAGAIRLLNGKPEINDQLLELAELYKSETGNEVSIETIGGDTSAGDELKKMYQADNMPDIFVIEANQAATWDGMLADLAGEEWTDKTGFELVDANMGTIGFPYTVEATALGYNADVLKAAGVDPASLTSPDAWKTACETLDSKKDELGITAVFGWCAEPANLGWSSGTHVFGQYLDAGLKADDTTYIDMLNDGGKIDTDRMTKFAEFIGMMNQYSDPNLLVDGTYDNQVAGFKDGKYAFITQGNWCVTSPEDVNFEVGFAPYAFEDGINTIIAGPPSYWVAYKDGNVDAAKAFFNWCAGDSAQDILVNKAGLVSPFDDCQYEATNPFYKSMKSYIDAGNYSGWHTMLKKDGLQNETCQVFADYAKGTIADAAEFTDKISKVITGYYNN; encoded by the coding sequence ATGAAAAAGAAAGTATTATCCATGCTTCTTGCTGGAACAATGGTTCTTAGCATGACAGCTTGCGGTGGTTCAAATGCAGACACTACTGCTGACACTGCTGCTGACACAGCAGAATCAACTGCTGAGGCTTCAACAGAGGAGACTGCTGCAGAAGAGACAACTGAAGAGACAGCTACTGAGGCGTCATCTGACACAACAGCTGCTGCAGGAGCTATTCGTCTTCTCAATGGTAAGCCTGAAATCAACGATCAGCTTTTAGAGCTTGCTGAGCTTTACAAGTCTGAAACAGGTAACGAAGTTTCTATCGAGACAATCGGTGGTGACACAAGTGCCGGTGATGAGCTTAAGAAAATGTACCAGGCTGACAACATGCCTGACATCTTCGTTATCGAAGCAAACCAGGCAGCTACATGGGACGGCATGCTTGCTGACCTTGCTGGCGAAGAATGGACAGATAAGACAGGATTCGAGCTCGTTGATGCTAACATGGGCACAATCGGATTCCCTTACACAGTAGAAGCTACTGCTCTTGGTTATAACGCAGACGTACTTAAGGCTGCAGGTGTTGATCCCGCTTCTCTTACAAGCCCTGATGCTTGGAAGACAGCTTGCGAGACACTTGATTCCAAGAAGGATGAGCTTGGCATCACAGCTGTATTTGGTTGGTGCGCTGAGCCTGCAAACCTTGGATGGTCTTCAGGTACACACGTATTTGGTCAGTATCTTGATGCAGGTCTTAAGGCTGACGATACAACTTACATCGACATGCTTAATGACGGTGGTAAGATTGACACAGACAGAATGACAAAGTTCGCTGAGTTCATCGGCATGATGAATCAGTACTCAGATCCTAACCTTCTTGTAGACGGTACATATGATAATCAGGTTGCCGGCTTCAAGGATGGCAAATATGCATTCATCACACAGGGTAACTGGTGTGTAACATCTCCTGAAGATGTAAACTTCGAAGTAGGCTTCGCTCCTTACGCTTTCGAAGATGGCATCAACACAATCATTGCAGGACCTCCGTCATACTGGGTAGCTTATAAGGATGGTAACGTTGACGCTGCTAAGGCATTCTTCAACTGGTGCGCAGGCGATTCTGCACAGGATATCCTTGTAAACAAGGCTGGTCTTGTATCTCCTTTCGATGATTGCCAGTACGAAGCAACAAATCCTTTCTACAAGAGCATGAAGAGCTACATCGATGCAGGCAACTACAGCGGATGGCACACAATGCTTAAGAAGGACGGTCTTCAGAATGAGACATGTCAGGTATTCGCTGACTATGCTAAGGGAACAATTGCAGACGCTGCAGAGTTCACAGACAAGATTTCTAAGGTTATTACAGGTTATTACAACAACTAA
- a CDS encoding carbohydrate ABC transporter permease, whose translation MHTKEKTSSVVIRLAIAIIIAAYVLFPFFLVVVNSFKQSADITSNPIGFNGVSFAQFSQNMNDVINNKSFTFWQTFGYSALITILSLVLLAVLGSMAAWVICRNKTVWSNVIYFTFIASMIIPFQVVMLPLISTFRDVGKFVGIPMLKSVPGIVFAYLGFGGAMTVFILVGFIKGIPFDLEEAASIDGCSPEQVFFKVIFPLLSPVITTVTILNGMWIWNDYLLPSMMLGQNGPVKTLPVAVQAFVGSYVKQWNLILAAALLAILPMVILFLIAQKQIMEGMIEGAVKG comes from the coding sequence ATGCATACAAAAGAAAAAACTTCAAGCGTTGTAATAAGACTTGCAATTGCAATTATTATAGCTGCATATGTTCTGTTTCCCTTCTTCCTGGTTGTTGTAAACTCATTTAAGCAGTCAGCAGACATCACTTCAAATCCCATCGGATTTAACGGTGTTTCATTTGCTCAGTTCTCACAGAACATGAATGATGTTATTAACAACAAGAGCTTTACCTTCTGGCAGACATTTGGTTATTCAGCTCTCATCACCATCCTGTCTCTTGTACTTCTTGCAGTACTTGGTTCCATGGCAGCATGGGTTATCTGCCGTAACAAGACAGTTTGGTCAAATGTTATTTACTTTACATTCATCGCATCAATGATCATTCCTTTCCAGGTAGTTATGCTTCCTCTTATCTCTACTTTCAGAGATGTAGGAAAATTTGTAGGAATCCCGATGCTTAAGTCCGTTCCCGGTATCGTATTTGCATACCTCGGATTCGGTGGTGCTATGACAGTATTCATTCTTGTTGGATTTATTAAGGGAATTCCTTTTGATCTTGAAGAAGCTGCATCAATTGACGGTTGCTCACCCGAGCAGGTATTCTTCAAAGTAATCTTCCCTCTTCTCTCACCCGTTATTACTACAGTAACAATTCTTAACGGTATGTGGATTTGGAACGATTACCTTCTCCCTTCAATGATGCTTGGTCAGAATGGTCCGGTTAAGACACTTCCTGTTGCAGTTCAGGCTTTCGTTGGTTCATACGTAAAGCAGTGGAACCTTATCCTGGCAGCTGCACTCCTTGCAATCCTGCCTATGGTTATTCTCTTCCTTATCGCTCAGAAACAGATTATGGAAGGTATGATCGAGGGTGCTGTAAAGGGATGA
- a CDS encoding Ig-like domain-containing protein, with translation MGCKFKRILATMLAVTMAAMLCIIAIPAQAAVKKVTVKVTEDGGEKDISMSNGQKIQLVVKKGSKTLGKTKVTYKVSGKSVISVSKSGLITAKKGGDAEIEIKDKNSDYTATVSVEVNGGNSGSGKKVSVQKIWLNVPSITLEVGEGYTARVYIKETGTGGSVVWTSENADIATVDQNGNIRAVGHGSVRVHAQKGGKDACIMVNVN, from the coding sequence ATGGGATGCAAATTTAAAAGAATACTTGCAACAATGTTGGCGGTTACAATGGCTGCTATGCTATGTATTATAGCAATTCCTGCACAGGCTGCTGTGAAGAAAGTAACAGTTAAGGTGACCGAAGATGGCGGAGAAAAAGACATAAGTATGTCAAATGGCCAGAAGATTCAGCTTGTTGTAAAAAAGGGCAGCAAGACTCTCGGAAAGACAAAAGTAACCTATAAGGTTAGCGGAAAATCTGTAATTTCAGTTTCAAAGAGCGGCCTTATTACAGCTAAAAAAGGCGGAGATGCTGAAATAGAGATTAAGGACAAAAATAGTGATTATACAGCAACCGTTTCTGTCGAAGTAAATGGTGGAAACAGTGGCAGTGGTAAGAAGGTATCAGTTCAGAAGATCTGGCTGAATGTACCGTCAATTACACTTGAAGTTGGAGAAGGATATACAGCAAGAGTTTACATAAAAGAAACAGGCACCGGAGGCAGTGTTGTGTGGACAAGTGAAAACGCTGATATAGCAACCGTTGACCAGAACGGAAATATCAGAGCAGTTGGCCATGGTTCAGTACGGGTTCATGCACAAAAGGGCGGAAAAGATGCTTGTATTATGGTAAATGTAAACTAA
- a CDS encoding carbohydrate ABC transporter permease codes for MKTPSASKQVMSILFLIAGVALVIWSLAMDIMGSGVSYRGATLVLGAVGIIAGLYFYPTIKHHRTIINIIFLFPLLFAFAVTVIIPLVLGIGYSFTDWDGIRVKNAVGVANYTRMFTQASFLWSIFITFLFVVFNMILVNLVAFLLALLCTSRIKGLGFFRAAYFLPNLIGGIVLGYIWNFIFSNVVTELLNTQYSMLADTKTAFLAIIIVYIWQYAGYIMLIYITGLNTIPGDVLEASAIDGANPLQTLFEIKIPMIAPTITICTFLTLTSAFKQFDVNLALTNGTGSVDILGNYLTNGTEMLALNIYNTAVIKNEYAFGEAKAVLFFIILACVSILQVRISNKKEVEL; via the coding sequence ATGAAAACACCATCTGCTAGTAAGCAAGTTATGTCAATCCTATTCCTGATTGCCGGTGTTGCACTTGTTATTTGGTCTTTGGCGATGGATATCATGGGTTCAGGTGTGTCGTATCGCGGAGCCACTTTAGTGCTTGGGGCTGTCGGCATCATTGCAGGACTTTACTTCTATCCTACTATTAAGCATCATCGTACGATTATCAATATCATTTTCCTGTTCCCGCTTCTTTTTGCTTTTGCGGTAACAGTAATCATTCCTCTCGTTCTTGGTATCGGTTATTCCTTTACTGACTGGGACGGAATCAGAGTAAAAAACGCAGTTGGCGTTGCAAATTATACCAGAATGTTCACACAGGCAAGTTTCCTGTGGTCAATATTCATCACATTCCTTTTCGTAGTATTTAACATGATCCTTGTTAATCTGGTTGCATTTTTACTTGCTCTTCTTTGCACCTCCAGAATCAAGGGACTTGGCTTCTTCAGAGCCGCTTATTTCCTTCCGAACCTTATCGGAGGTATCGTACTTGGTTATATTTGGAACTTCATTTTCAGTAATGTTGTAACAGAGCTTTTAAATACCCAGTACTCTATGCTTGCGGATACAAAAACAGCATTCCTTGCTATTATCATCGTATATATCTGGCAGTATGCAGGTTATATAATGCTCATCTATATTACCGGTCTTAATACTATCCCCGGTGACGTTCTTGAGGCATCTGCCATCGACGGAGCTAATCCTTTACAGACTCTTTTCGAAATAAAGATTCCTATGATTGCTCCTACAATTACAATTTGTACATTCCTTACACTTACAAGTGCATTCAAACAGTTCGATGTTAACCTTGCATTAACAAACGGTACAGGTTCAGTTGATATCCTTGGTAACTACCTTACAAACGGTACCGAAATGCTCGCTCTTAACATTTACAACACAGCAGTTATCAAGAACGAATACGCATTTGGCGAAGCTAAGGCCGTTCTGTTCTTCATAATTCTTGCATGTGTATCAATTTTACAGGTTCGTATATCTAATAAGAAGGAGGTTGAATTATAA
- a CDS encoding Ig-like domain-containing protein has translation MGSRVKRILSVALSMLMVAMLCIMAVPSYQIQAATKKVTVKVTEDGTEKDVTMSKGQKLQIKVKKGSKTLSKTKVRYSSDDKSVATVSKKGLITAKKGGDAEITITDKSSGYEAVINVTVKGSSSGSGKTVTKLWLNDSAVSIKVGASMQLKVFSKPSGVATIDNVQWYSDNDSVVSVSRGVIKGESEGETVVYATKDKQVAAIRVHVYK, from the coding sequence ATGGGAAGTAGAGTAAAAAGAATCTTATCAGTTGCATTATCAATGTTGATGGTTGCAATGCTTTGCATTATGGCGGTTCCGTCATATCAGATCCAGGCAGCAACCAAGAAGGTTACGGTAAAAGTAACTGAAGATGGAACTGAAAAAGATGTAACTATGTCTAAGGGACAAAAGCTCCAGATTAAAGTTAAGAAGGGAAGCAAGACCCTTTCAAAGACAAAGGTAAGATACAGCTCTGATGACAAGTCGGTAGCTACAGTTAGTAAGAAAGGTCTCATTACGGCCAAAAAGGGTGGAGACGCAGAAATTACTATTACAGATAAGAGCAGTGGCTACGAAGCAGTAATCAATGTAACAGTTAAGGGTTCAAGCTCAGGCTCAGGTAAAACAGTAACCAAGCTGTGGCTTAACGATTCTGCTGTATCCATCAAGGTTGGCGCTTCAATGCAGCTGAAAGTATTCTCAAAGCCTTCCGGCGTTGCAACAATTGATAATGTACAGTGGTACAGTGATAATGACTCTGTTGTTTCTGTAAGCCGCGGCGTGATCAAGGGCGAGTCCGAGGGTGAAACTGTAGTTTATGCTACAAAGGATAAGCAGGTAGCAGCTATAAGAGTACATGTATACAAATAA